The Methylomusa anaerophila genome has a segment encoding these proteins:
- the trpC gene encoding indole-3-glycerol phosphate synthase TrpC, producing the protein MLKTIVEQKRQEVDCAKLVQPATTMAIQPASHEFAKAIQRVNWALIAECKLASPVKGRLCTGYTVPELAEIYAANGAAALSVHTDRHFCGHLQDIAKVRETVALPILRKDFIIDPYQIYEARAAGAHAILLIAAILTDEEILSFLAVAAEMGMDCLVETHSREELKRVIKTPANIVGINNRDLKTFTTSIENTFDLLPDVEPGKTIISESGIHCGQDALRLKSAGVRGILVGEGLVKAADIACKTKELALQQN; encoded by the coding sequence ATGCTGAAAACAATTGTGGAACAAAAGCGTCAGGAAGTAGACTGCGCCAAGCTGGTGCAACCGGCAACGACTATGGCAATCCAACCTGCATCGCATGAATTTGCCAAAGCAATCCAGCGGGTCAACTGGGCGCTCATAGCGGAATGCAAACTGGCCTCGCCTGTGAAAGGCAGATTGTGCACAGGCTATACTGTGCCGGAATTGGCCGAAATTTACGCCGCCAATGGCGCCGCGGCGCTGTCGGTGCATACAGACCGGCACTTTTGCGGTCATCTTCAGGACATTGCCAAGGTTCGGGAAACAGTAGCTTTGCCAATTCTGCGCAAAGACTTCATTATTGATCCATATCAGATATACGAGGCAAGAGCGGCTGGCGCCCATGCCATTTTATTAATAGCGGCTATACTGACAGATGAGGAGATTCTCAGTTTTCTGGCTGTTGCTGCCGAAATGGGAATGGATTGTCTGGTAGAAACCCATAGCCGGGAAGAACTTAAACGGGTAATAAAGACCCCGGCGAATATTGTCGGCATCAATAATCGTGATCTGAAAACTTTTACCACGTCAATTGAGAACACATTCGATTTATTGCCGGATGTTGAGCCGGGGAAAACGATAATCAGCGAAAGCGGCATTCATTGTGGGCAAGATGCCCTTCGGCTCAAATCGGCGGGAGTGCGAGGGATACTTGTAGGCGAGGGACTGGTAAAAGCAGCGGATATAGCCTGCAAGACGAAAGAATTGGCGCTGCAGCAGAATTAA